Genomic DNA from Coleofasciculus chthonoplastes PCC 7420:
TTTCTCTCCTAAGTCTGAATAGACATCACCAATATTATTCAGGGTTATTGCTTCCCCAGTGCGATCACCTACAGCCCGCCTTAAGGGTAAAGCCTGTTGATAGTACTCCAATGCCTGTTGTTTTTCTCCTAAATCAGAATAGACCAAACCAATATTATTCAGAGTTGCTGCTTCCCTAGTGCGATCACCCAGAGCCTGGGATAAAGGTAAAGCCTGTTGATAGTACTCCAATGCCTGTTGTTTTTCTCCTAAATCAGAATAGACAGCACCAATATTATTCAGAGTTGTTGCTTCCCCAGTGCGATCACCCAGAGCCTGGGATAAAGGTAAAGCCTGTTGATAGTACTCCAATGCCTGTTGTTTTTCTCCTAAGGCATTATAGACACGACTAATATTACGCAGGGTGGCTGCTTCTGATGCGCGATCGCCCAAAGCCTGAGATAAGAGTAAAGCCTGTTGGAAGTACTCCAATGCCTGTTGTTTTTCTCCTAAGTCATAATAGACCTGACCAATATTAGTCAGGGTTTGTGCTTCAAGGGCATGATCACCCACAGCATGGGATAAAGGTAAAGCCTGTTGCAAGTACTCCAATGCCTGTTGTTTTTCTCCTAAGTCAGCATAGACACCACCAATATTATTCAGGATTCCTGCTTCTGATGCGCGATCGCCCAAAGCCTGAGATAAGAGTAAAGCCTGTTGGAAGTACTCTAATGCTTGTTGTTTTTCTCCTAAATCTGAATAAACAAGACCAATATTATTTAGAGTTGTTGCTTCCCCGACGCGATCGCCTACAGCCCGCCTTAAGGGTAAAGCCTGTTGATAGTACTCCAATGCCTGTTGTTTTTCTCCTAAGTCATCATAGACAGCACCAATATTATGCAGGGTTGTTGCTTCAAGGGCGCGATCTTCGAGTTTTTGATAGAGAGGTAAGGCTTGATTATAATAATCTAGCGCTTTTTGCTTGAATCCTAATAAATCATGAGTTCTGCCCAGTACCAGATTTAGCCAAGCTTCTTGTGATTGATCCCCCACTTCACGCCACAAAGGAAGCGCTATTTCCCATTTTTCGATCGCTTGTTGCAGGGATTCGGCTGTTCCTTGTTGAAACAGTTGCAATCCCTCCTCATACAGTCTTTCGGCTTCAGCGCGTTTGTCAGTTTGGGCGATCTTTATCGGCGCTGTCTCTCCAGCGCGTTTTGGTAGGGATAACACCGGATCTTGTCCCACCGCGACGATGAAAATGCTGCTGAAGATGGTGATTACAGCATGGCAGGAATAAACCAACCATTGCCGAGACGTTAAGGGTGGCTTGAGAAAATAGGTTTGACGTTTTTCTGTTGGCTTTTGGTAATGCATCAGTTTACCTTCACGTTTGGGTTGAGTGCGCCTTCACTACCCTCTATGTCTTACGAGGTTGAGGTTATGCAATGTAGAGACGCGCCATGGCGCGTCTCTACGTCCCCATTTTCACCTATCCAGGGATTTATCCCTACCTGGCAAACCGTTCTAATAATTCCTGACGAGAAAGCGTCAACAGCAAAGGAGTCAACTCTTGATGGGGTAACTCTAACATGGATGCGATTTTGTCGGCTAATTCCTGATCAACCTCACCAAACCGCACTCTCAGCACGTTTTCCACCTTTTCTCGCTTCCCTTC
This window encodes:
- a CDS encoding tetratricopeptide repeat protein, giving the protein MHYQKPTEKRQTYFLKPPLTSRQWLVYSCHAVITIFSSIFIVAVGQDPVLSLPKRAGETAPIKIAQTDKRAEAERLYEEGLQLFQQGTAESLQQAIEKWEIALPLWREVGDQSQEAWLNLVLGRTHDLLGFKQKALDYYNQALPLYQKLEDRALEATTLHNIGAVYDDLGEKQQALEYYQQALPLRRAVGDRVGEATTLNNIGLVYSDLGEKQQALEYFQQALLLSQALGDRASEAGILNNIGGVYADLGEKQQALEYLQQALPLSHAVGDHALEAQTLTNIGQVYYDLGEKQQALEYFQQALLLSQALGDRASEAATLRNISRVYNALGEKQQALEYYQQALPLSQALGDRTGEATTLNNIGAVYSDLGEKQQALEYYQQALPLSQALGDRTREAATLNNIGLVYSDLGEKQQALEYYQQALPLRRAVGDRTGEAITLNNIGDVYSDLGEKQRALDYFQQALPLSQAVGDRASEAATLNNIGRVYSDLGEKQQALEYLQQALSLSQAVGDRAGEATILSNIGGVYNALGEKQQALEYLQQALPLSQAVGDRAGEAATLSNIGLVYSDLGEKQQALEYLQQALPLSQAVGDRASEAMTLNNIGGVYGQLGEKQQALEYLQQALSLSQAVGDRAGEAMTLNNIGGVYAELGEKQQALEYLQQALSLSQAVGDRAGEARILSNIGGVYNALGEKQQALEYYQQALPLSQAVGDRA